gggactgaacccaggtctcttgtactgcaggcacattctttatcatttgagccaccagggaagcccaggaattccAATACATCCATTAAAATGTTCCTGGCCCTATAAAAGTTTGACAAATGaatatatacttctgctttatgttaAAATGAAATCTCTGATAGACATCatccatatttatttatatgtatcatTTGAGTCCCACCTAATGGGCTTTTTCACCTAACTGAACAAGTGCTGATCCAAACACACTGCATTACCAGGCTTGTTCTGTACTCAAATTCTGGACTGATtcaatttaaagtattttataaaataaatgcactAGAACTTCCCTATGTGTTactgcaaagagctgaacacagtaaaacaaacaaacaaacaaacatttggcTTTCCCCTTCAGCTAATCAAAAATCTCCTTTGGGCCCAAAAGAATCAGAAGGTAGGAGACTGTGGATATTCACCAGAACCCTTCATTCTCtcaatctcttcatctgtttctgGGCTGCTCACTGTGGATGCTTGTTCTTGGTTACTACTATTGGTATCTGTTTTAGAGGGTCTGTTCTGTATCCCTCCCAGCCGTGACTTCTTGAACTGCCACCCATCATCCGTGTCTGAGGCTTTCCGCTTGGTCACCAGCAGGGCACTACGAGCTGGACTAGCTTCAGGAAAGTCTGTGTATTCCACCATTAGGGTTAGATTGTCGACCCCACTGAGAGGGTGGGTGGTAGTACAGCTACTTCCAGAAATGCGCCTATTTTTCAAGGAGATAACACATGAATGAAGAAGTTCACAATCCGGAAAAAAGGTCCGTAAAGCTTGACAAAGCAAAATGTTCTCCTGAGGGTCTTTTTGGACATTCTTCTCTCCtaaacaaggaaacaaacagTTCAGCATACGGGATCTGTACTACAAAGCTCTTGTATTTATTTGTAAGTAAAGTCAAAACGACTTTAAAGAATTCTACCAGATTacctaaattaagaaaaatgataatCCCAAATTTGTATGTCACACTATCCTAACAGGAAATTAAAGTTATATTTCTTAATATCAAGATAGCATAGCTACAGTAGCACCATGTTCTTTGTTGGGTGGGATTTAAGAGTATTAATATAAGTTATTTTTAATCCTCAGGTGGCAAGTTCATCATTTAGTGCAGTCACCTCATCCATAATTCAATCAGGGAGAATTTTCCTTTGAAGCAAAGATAGTAGTGATAACGTGAACTTTTTACTTACGTGTTGCTTGCATctgtgcttgttttctttttttaatttctccttttaatctgtttacatCATTTAGTAGTTTTTCTACAGCTCTCTCACTGTGTTCTACTTTTTCACATATACTCTGCAGAATAAAATAAGGGCACAGCCAAAGTTCCAAATTGTTACTACAGTCTAGGTTCACAAACAATACAAAATCCTTCATGGTATATAACATCGATTATTtctctttaacattttattttgcagttttctgAAGGAATAAGTTCCCACTTATACAGTTTTATCATTCAAGTTACTTCCTAGATAATACACAAAAGATATTTAACTTGctttgaaacaaattattttgagATGCATAGTTACTGCAAACGTAACATTAAGAAACTAACAATAAgtatgaaaaaaagtaaattgacaattacaaaataaaactgaTGATTTTAATTCCTGTAAAACTATTTTTGAAATGCAGAATGGTCTTAATGTGTCATTTGACTCAGTGATTTCATTTTGGGAATATAGATAAGAAACATTTATATATGATGATGGTTCTCAGTATCAGATCAAAAACATCTAATTTCCAATTATAGTGTagtaagcaagagagttccagaaaaacatctatttctgctttattgactatgccaaagcctttgactgtgtggatcacaataaactggaaaattctgaaagagatgggaataccagaccacctgacctgcctcttgagaaatctgtatgcaggtcaggaagcaacagttagaattgggcatggaacaacagactggttccaaataggaaaaggagtacatcaaggctgtatattatcaccctgcttatttaacttataggcagagtacatcatgagaaacgctgggctggaagaaacacaagctggaatcaagatttccgagagaaatatcaataacctcagatatgcagatgacaccacccttatggcagaaagtgaagaggaactaaaaagcctcttgatgaaggtgaaagaggagagtgaaaaagttggcttaaaattcaacattcagaaaacgaagatcatggcatctggtcccatcacttcatgggaaatagatgtggaaacagtgtcagactttttttgggggggggctccaaaatcactgcagatggtgatggtagccatgaaattaaaagacgcttactccttggaagaaaagttatgaccaacctagatagcatattcaaaagcagagacattgccaacaaaggtccatctagtcaaggctatggtttttccagtggtcatgtatggatgtgagagttggactgtgaagaaagctgagtgctgaagaattgatgcttttgaactgttgtgctggagaagactcttgagagttccctggactgcaaggagatccaaccagtccattgtgaaggagatcagccctgagatttctttggaaggaaggatactaaagctgaaactctagtactctggccacctcatgcaaagagttgactcattggaaaagattctgatgctgggagggattgggggcaggaagagaaggggatgacaaaagatgagatggctggatggcatcactgactcgatggacgtgagtttgagtgaactccaggagttggtgatggacagggaggcctggcgtgctgcgattcatggggttgcaaagagttggacatgactgagcgactgaactgagctgaactgaagccTGTTTTAGTGCATACTTTAGGACACTTCTACCCAGCCTATTTCTCATGAACTTACACACCCTGCCCTAAAAGTTCACTAGTAACCTTTCACCAACCTGAGCCAAGCAGACATACTGCAACAGCCAACTGGCAAGTCCTAATCTCTCAAACAGAAGAGATCTAAATGCAGAAGCTATAGGTTAGCTGCTTTCTGGTCAGCCAGTGGGTAAGTAAACAAGATCCACAGAGACTATGAAGGAAACCAGCGTGCAGACACAGGAAGTCCAGATGGCATTCGAGCTCCTGGTTCTAGTTGCTTCCTAGGCTCAGTGACCTGTCATCTCTTCCTCTCACAGACCTTTCCATTCCCTAAATTAGCCCAAGTTGGTACTTTTAATGTAAGAGTTCTAATATACCACTCTAAGAAATATACTATTAAAAGGAACTAAAATATGAGAAATGAATGATACATCAAATAAAAATCATGGTACAAATTTCTGTGTCCCGTCCCTGTGCACAGTatgcaggtgtgtgtgttagGGGAGAACAAGAATGTGACCAAGTGCAAACAGTGCAGTTACAGTGGTAAGACTCCTGACGCTTCTCTATTTTCTAAAGTTCCTATACTGTAGTTCATATTTAAAAAAGCACAATATTACTAGTGTGTAACATGCATTAACCCCATTTCTCTTGGTGCGCTATACTGATGAGTATGGTGGCCACGGAGCATGCTACTCAGATCCCCATCTGCAGGAAGCAGAGCTGACCGATGGCTCCTGCTGCTATCCTTTAGTTCTGCTGCTGTGTGCACTTAGCTCATGCTCCCCCTGGGCCTCTCTTAGCCAATGAGTGAGCACAGTGAGGATATGAGAGATGCTCAGACTGCATCATCTGGCTCAAGTTTTTCTAGCCATGTAGTCCACAGCTCTTCCTACCCCCTCAATCCTCCTTCCCCTGTCTCCTCTCTCAGGTGTTAGACTTAACATGGCAAGTCTCCCTGCCACTCTTGGGCTCTCCCCTTTATTCTTCAAAGGTCTAACAAACCACCTGCATGTCTCAATGCCCATGTTGATGTCTACTTCTCAA
This is a stretch of genomic DNA from Bos mutus isolate GX-2022 chromosome 6, NWIPB_WYAK_1.1, whole genome shotgun sequence. It encodes these proteins:
- the ABRAXAS1 gene encoding BRCA1-A complex subunit Abraxas 1 isoform X2, which produces MTFRERLLHRNLQQHLSSQELVFLLLTPSIITESCSTHRLEHALYKPQKGLFHRIPLVVANLGMSEQLGYKTTSGSCTSAGFSRAVNTHSSEFFKEDGSLKEVQKINEMYTSLQDELKSICEKVEHSERAVEKLLNDVNRLKGEIKKRKQAQMQATREKNVQKDPQENILLCQALRTFFPDCELLHSCVISLKNRRISGSSCTTTHPLSGVDNLTLMVEYTDFPEASPARSALLVTKRKASDTDDGWQFKKSRLGGIQNRPSKTDTNSSNQEQASTVSSPETDEEIERMKGSGEYPQSPTF